atgcttaCTCAAAAAGTGGTTGCAGACCATTTTTGCAGTAGTACTGCCACCATCAGTCTCCACCATCATGACTACCTTTCGATTTACTTCCATTTCTGACATATAAATCACAAAGACACTTAAGAGGCAACTGGATTTACGGTAAAGCTCTGTCCCTGCTCATACCGTCTCAACTGTATTGCAACAACAccatgaaatgtgtgtttgaatgGATGGACAGATACTCATTGTGTGATACGCGTGTGATGTCTGTGAGTGGAGGTTTCTGGTCAACTGCTGTATGCTGAATCTGCAATGGAAGCTGAGATGTTGGGTGAATCTCCACCACAGCCTACAAGTGCTAATATTCAATTTGCTGTCGTTATAATTTTATTGATGTCTTGccttttatttatattttttaactgaaatcaaaatcaaaatcattaatggaatgaaacatgttttttgtaCACGAATATCAAAGCATTTAATATATTAGAAACTAGTGTGGCATTAGAGTCTGTAAATACTGATTTTAGATACCATACTTCATTGTGTATAGTTCATTCACATACCATGACTGGTATGATCTGCTCAGTAGAGGCACAATGTATATTAACAAGTTTGGATGTGTCATTCACAGAAAATCTCCGCTCCTGTTGAAATCCTCCCTTTTGATTTGCTGTATATACGTCCTGAAGACAGTGTCTGAGAAACGACCCAAAACATACGTCACGAGTAAAATAACGTTATTGTCGTCCACATCGCAGCAGTGATGAAAATCAAGTATAAGAAGATGTGTgagaatttgattttgtttgtttcaattttaAATAAGGCATTCTATACTGTCAACATATTGGTGTGTGTTACCTCAGGGATGTCTTCAACAGATGCTGacaggagttacctccccttgtttGTTAGGTGTCTGCTTCAGTGGATATGATGATCCACCACAACCAGTATAGACAATGTTTGTGTCCAGATCTACTCTGTTTTGATTTCTGTTTCTATTACTGGGCTTACTTGTTTCTCAAACAGAATTTGGAAGTTTCACTGTTCATTCGTCTCTCTCCATCCAGACAATTTTAATCATTTTAGTTGAGGATCCACCTTGTGATGTTTTTATTACTAAAGGCCTGTACAGATATTTTTTCGTCAGATGGAGGATTGTTTTCTCAGCAGGGCATATGAGCTACCTTCTGCACAAGGTGTTGCATGGTCTATGAAATACTAACTTTGCATATATATCTGCAATTTTCTTATATTAATTCATGCCGATTCTGTAATACTGGTCTCAGAAGAAGCATAATACAACATAGATCACCCATCTAACAGAGAACAGCCAAGATGAAGGTTTGGTCTGGACTGGTTAGAACCAGTTTCGACTGATCATAACCAGAATGAAGTGCAATGAGAAGATTGCAAATCATTTGTTGAAAACTTGTTTATTTGCATACAAAGTGTATATATTTGCaggatatatataaataatctTAGCTGTCCTGTATGTAACACTGTCTGTTGGTTTAAGCATTGAAAGTGCAATATTTAAGTATTCATGTGCCTTCTGACAGGTCTCAGGATGGACAGCTGTATGTGCAGGAGATATGTTAATCCCATCATGGACAGTCAGAACACTTTAGGTAGTTGACCAGGCTATCTCAGTTGACTGGCCTTTAGCATTTGTTCGTGTGTCCAATCAAGATTTATGATCTTTTGTGTCTTGACCAAGATAATTTGTGACTGGTCTGAAATGAACTGGAAAAAAGGaggaaatatatatgtaattctatcctttaaaAGTTTAATATTCGGTCAAAATTATCTATGTATATCCAAAACATTATTGTCACTCAGTATCTTTGATCTGGGTTGTAAAATTAATGCCTTTTAAGACCTGTTCCTCCTTCCTCAAAGAGATCATAGCACGAAGATatccgtaactcccatacattaacatagtcTTATGACAGTCATAGGAATATGATCACTTTGAGGAAAGGTGTCATGGACTGGTTGTGAGTCAAAAGGGCCAAAGCACAAAGAGGCCAAAAttgaaaaagtcaaaagggccatagctaaaaaaaaacattatgtCATACAAACTAATATCTATTTTACATGTTTGATTGCATTAAtacttattattattgtttatatttgtattcTTTTGTAAATAGTAacaaaaatgataatttatagtgtgatcatcatacattcaGCAGTTGAAGGGGACTTAAAATTGAAGCATACATTATTTGATATGAGATATTGATATGGTCATTGAATTTGAAATGTTCGTCTCTAAAAGCATTCAGAATCATGACACCAAATACAACTAATTAAATAACTGACTAGTGTAACTGACACCCATGACTAGTTTAAACCTCAcaacaaaatattaaaacattgatcTTGTTTAGATTACTGCCTAGTGTCTGACATTCATGACTCTGTTACGTCTTGTAGTCTTTACAGAAACAGATGCATGGTTGACTGTACTcataacataaacacataaCCACTACTATTAATCTTGTTTACATTACTGACTACTTGCAATCATCACACAAACAGTTGTATGTTATAAAGTAAACGCTTAACCACTCTGAGATGtcttaaataaacaacacttaGACACTCTGATATTTTTAGGAGTAGAACTACTTCAAAGACTTGTTATAAATTTCTATTAATCTTACTCTTTTCTAATGTTTGGCCATTTTGACTTATGTCTGCGGCCCTTTTGCCTTTCCCTTGGCCTATTTGACTTTTTCAATTTTGGCTCTTTTGTCCTTTGGCCCTTTTGAACTGTTCCCTGTTGGACAGTATCTGACTGATCCAGCGTCCAGTTTTCTGTGTGAGCAAGTTTTATCCAGAAAGTTAGACATTAACTATCCCAAGATTGGAATCCATGATTACCGCCTTTGATCAGTTTTAGTCCACAAACAGAGTTTACACATATGGGGCCGTTAGTGGAGTCTTGTTAGTTGTGATGTGATGATATCTCCTGCACAAACAGTGGACATCTCGACCTGACATATGATGGCATCGTCGTCATCCCGCTTCTGTACTCGTGTAAAACGATCGCATCCTCTTAGCTGAATCTGTTTCTGTAGTGTGCTGAATCTGGTCAGTTCTGAGGACACGGATGTAACCCTCCAACTTCTTGGAAACAAATCCAACCTAAACAGGACATTCTAATATTCAAAATACAGTCTCATCTTATAGTAAATCAGGCTGACTTTGAACACAACAATATTAACACTATAATTATTGTCATTCCCACAGTCGTAAGACAGTCACAGCACAAAGATCACATTGTGTTAGTGGCACTGTGGGTCCTAAATTTCAAACTCCAaattaaacatgtaaatatttcaatttgAACAGGcttaatttcatgaaatggcAATTATTTTTGTTCAGAATGTCTGTACCTGCAACCATGCATTAACATATGttaatttgttattttttcaggGTATAGTTGTTTCCCTAGATTTTGGAGAAGGTAGCATGTGACTTACTTCAACAATGCTAGTCTTTAATATGCGATGAAGCAGCTTGGTGGTGCAAAGTGACAGGGTTTGGTGGAGTGACATAAGTCCCAGTTGGCAATAAGAGTCATTGTTTCTATGCATAATGTGTACATGGTCACATGATGGTCACAGGTAACTCCCGATATTGTACAGACATCTATTCCCACCTGTATGCGGTATTTACTGTGGGTACATATTGGCCATGCTAGTTGCACTTatcactgtcgtcgtcatccTTGTAGGACACTGTTCATTCCGTTAACGATTCCAGCCAAAGTTCAGAGTGAACATTCCGGAAAGATTATATCTTAAACAGTTTTATCTTTATTCAGGAATTGTCGCTTTGTATCTTTTATCCCATAATCAAATATATTATCTTATGACGTATAGTCACCAAATGTATACGTTGAATATTGAcagtgtatttatgtgtgacTCATAACTGATGTGATTTCTTATAGATGACACCTGTTTAGCATCATCTCTAAGAAGTAGAAAATATGAAGGTGTTGCTTTGGAGGGTTAGAAAAAGTCCAGCTTTTGTTGAAATGACCTTGTtatcaaagggacataactagGTAACAAATTAATTCAGATTTGTTTCGGCATGTAATAACTAAGTTATATCATGCCAAATATGAAGCTGTTTATGGTTAACATCTCTAAAGAATTTCATAGATTTGATGAAGATTTAAGCTTCACAACATACAGGTCATGAGCCAGATCATGAAGAATTTATGTAATCTTTGTACAGAATTGGATAGTGTCACTCCATCAAACCAACCAATGATCTAGCTATGAATTGGTCATGTGACAGTTTCTGACCAATTAGCTGTTTTGTTGATAACAGAGTATACTTTCCATATTGTCAGTTTAATATTGTGCTTATGAGTGGTTAATTGGCCATTACTACCGTCAACTAACACTACTGTAGAAAatagatgtttatttattttgtttattgaatTAGTTGTCCAGTTCAAACATCTCTCGTGGCGATGATCTTAAGAAGTGGTTCAGGATgtgcatcacacacacacacacacacacacacacacacacacacacacacacacacacacacacacacggaggGAGACTAAAAGAATCCCGTGATCTATTCTCATTCACAAACTTCTtcaaccagcaatattccatctataagAGCGACCTGTCTTGACAATATACAAGTAATAAGTATTGGATTTCAGTATTGAATAATTGAAGTGACTATTTATAAGAAGGCACCCATTTACCTTCACTTCTATTACATATTACCTTTAATTCGCCCAGCATTAAAATATTTCCCAAAGAATGAGAAAGTCTGTTGTAACATCATTTGTTTTTGGGAAAACaaactatttaatatttcattattttaccACGTTAATGTAGCATATTATGAGCAAGAATATAAATATGATTTAAGAGAAGGGTGTAGCATAGAGTTACAAATCTATGCCTAGTTACcctgaagacctgagttcgtCTTTGACAGGTCATGGAGACCCTAGTTCTTAGGAGCAAAACGGCTTATTATGTTGGCTGACGTGGAGCTAACAACAGCACTGACAAGTCCTGAACCAGTTCTTCAGATCAGTCAGCGCCGACGGTATCATTTTTCACCTATTGTTATTACTGACCACTGCTTCAGAATAAACTCATGTGGTTCGCTGTATttatgttaccatggaaactagTGATGTCATCGTATGTTAGCCAATGATATTGAAGCGAGTGTGCTGTGTGTCACATGACCTTAGACCAATAGCGTTGTATGGAGCTGAGGTACCTCATAATAATAAATTGATCATTGATACACGCTGAACTTCTCGTTCTTCTTTGGATGATGGAGAAATGTTCTTTAAAACTCGAGAGAAAGCCGAGACAGGGATTGCATAACCCTGAATCTTTACCACCAATGAGTTCCTTAATCCACCATTCTAAAGATCAAGTGGCATGATAACAgtgaagacaaatataaatggAAATAACATTTTCAGACTTCTCGACAGAACAACAGTAATTCCGTTTTTCCCCCTTTTGTCCACTTATGAAGCACACTGGATATTTAAGCACATACCTTGAAAAGTGCCACCTCGTCTACCAAAATAACTGTTGACAGATCAAGagtgaatgggttgagtttTAGTAATACCATGAGAGGGGACATCaggatgggcttcacacaacgTACGGACATGGGAAGTCAAACCCGGACATCACAAGGAAACACTTTACTGCTAAACTACCTCAAAGCACCAAGAAGTGCCACAACATGTTACAAAATGTTACAGTCAAAGAACCCTTATCAACGCCACCGGTGTTGACCCTCGACTCAAACCAGCAATGCATAACAACATACAGAATCACAAAGCACGAATGTCATTTTTCACGCATTGGTTAACTATTTGTCGTTTTGTCAATACAGTTTCCCTTGAAAATTGCACAGAATTTATTTCATGGTGTGGATGAAAACTAAAGATGAGCATTGCCACGTCAGATTCCACTAGCAAAAGACATTTTATGTCAAATCATTCAATCAATAGTATGACCCAAAATTGGGTTGAGTAGATTATCTATTCACTTTAATCAATTGGACAGTTAAGAGGAAGCACACATTAACACGATTATTTTACTACACAATAACTATACAAAAGCATCACAAGACTGTTTCTCAGTCACGAAAAGTCTAAGTGATGATAAATGCTGATAGTAATCCCTTATCAGGGATTTTCCCAGATAGTAGACGTTGGTGCAACATTGGCAAACGTTGGGCCAATGCTGGGCCAATTATGAATCCTATCTGGGTAGCCTGACCTTGCACAACCAGTGCTATTTGATTCCTCAAACACTTTCACAGATTTCCTCCACTGATACGTCACTTTCATTCACGAAAATATGACCACTTCCTGTGTATTCATTCTTACTGTCTTCTAAGACAGTTTGGGGGCACCTGGCTGCTCAAAGTATTTGTAGTATTATTTATTaagtacatatatatagttctgTTGTATGCTAAACCCGGAACGTAAATGCCAGGTCCCATCGTACCGCAAACTAAACCCAGGTCATGGAGGATTTATGTGCCCAAAATCAACTCCCGGAGATCCATGTCCAAGTTGTGGAACATGATTCTAAAGATTAAGGGCAAAGGATCCAAAGGTGGTGTTCGCCATCTCAAAGACGGTGACTCTGTTTTAACAAATAAAGTTGAaactgcaaacaaacttggtgagactttggcAAACCATTCCTCCTCATCCAATTATAACCCCCAGTTCCAGTGATGCCAAGAAAAGAAATCAGTCAATTTTAACTCTAATAATGGCGAGGATTACAATGAAGCGATTTTCTCTTCACGAAATACGTACTGCCCTAGGGCAGGCTCACAACACCACGAGCTggtgatattcattatcagcttctGAAATACCTCCCTGTGTCAAGATTGGAAACTCAATATATTTGacgacatttggacaactggaaATTTCAATGGGACTCCCATCATTCCTACGAGAAATCTGAAAGATCTGTTTTCTTGTGTGAGCGGGCATCTGATCGTGAATTACCTGAGGGATGTTGACCTGTATCATAAATTGTAGTTTAAGTTTTGTAAAGAGAATAACGAATTGCTTGCTTTCATATTTGGTGCTATGACATTTCCGTCTTTAAAGTTggtagtgaaatgaaaatattttgggaCCATGGACCATGAACTGTAAAAaaatgcaaacttgatctcgtcactatgTGGCTGGAATAGTGCCAGTGTGACGTAaagctcaactcaactcaaaacCGCAAAAAGACATACTGTCACATTACTCTCACCAATACCTCTCTTTACTTTTGTATTTCATGACACTAGGTACACCTGCATATCATGTATATCACACCAAAAGGTACATCTTAATGTCATGACAGTAGGAAAATGTATATGTCAAGACAGTCGGTACATCTGTATGTCATCAGTGTAGgtaaatgtatatttgttgtgtGCCTAAGTTACAACTACATACATTGTTGAGCGTGCTGAAATcttgtcaaaaacagcgaaaaacaaggtgtgtcagtttttcaaaatcactACACCAAAATACGAATGTTTATCACCCGAACATTAGATCTTGTCCATGTGTAGTGACGCCAATCAGAAATCCACATGATGACGGAAGCGCCTTGGCCAATCGAaagctggtgtggtgtggtgtgttgtaCGTGCGCAGAATACACCTGGCCATCTAGGACAGAGACTATTTCTGATGTGACAGTGAAGACATTTTTCAGCAGCCTCATGAAAACTTCAACTGTCTGATTCACCGTTTAAACTCAATGTCGGAGATCTGTTTCATGACGACACAGCATGGCTTCTTTGCTGTCAGCACTCCAACGTCTCACCTGCAGGCACACCTCTACCAGGGCCGTCTTGAACTATAGGGTGACAGTTTTTGGTAAAGCTGGTGTTGGAAAAACTGCCATCATATCTCAGTTCCGACAGGTGAAGGAAGACGAGTCCGCCAACAACATTGAAAGATCTGTCTTCAAAACCCACAATGCAATACTCACCTTAGACATAGTTGATGCCTCAGGCATACATGGACTGTTTCCCATGTTGAGATTGTCCATTTGTAAGAGTGATGCGTTTATGTTGGTGTATTCGGTTGGAGATCAGGACTCCTTTGAAAGGATGCAAAGGTTACGTCATGAAATCATCGAGTTGAAGATGGACAAAGACGTTCCTATCGTCTTTGTTGCCAATAAGCAGGATCTCCCTGATGATGAGAAGGTCGTGCCGTGCAACAGAGCCGAGTATTTGATCAGGAGGAAATGGAGACATGGATACGTTGAGGCATCGTCCTTCAACTACGATCAGGTTTGTGAAGCATTTAAACAAGTTGTCAGACAGCTGACTCGCAATGTTTCACTGACTCCAGTTCTAAAGAGACGGAGTCCATCTGTACCAGAACGACCAGCAGGGTCACAGTGGAGAACTTTTACCTCGCTGTTCCGTGGGTTCTTCAGAAGAGACATGTAGTGTGTTCACATAGTAATCAGGTATGTTCAGGTATGAAATATTGCTTATCCGAGTGATATTTAGTCCATCCAGATCACTGTTTTAGGacgaaaaaaaatgtaaattgtttttgcATTACTTATGCCATATTTAGTTTATTTAGTAGTTCTTGGtcatcatgtatatatatacatgtctaaGCAACATCAACATATAgcttttttgttgttatttacatCATGAGGAAGTAGTCGTATATTTAAGGAAGTTCGTACAGTTTGATGTACGAGTAGTTTGTCCAGTTCTTTAAATCCAGAGTGCCATGGGGGGACCCAGGGTCAAAAGTAACCGCAGCTAGCTTACAGAGCTTATGCGTGCCAGAATCCCAGGGCTACCCGAGTCTATGTATGTCAACACTAACACTTGTGATCATTGTGTAAGGTCTCACGGGCGCAGACAAGGTTACGGTTATAAGATGGGACACAAATATACCATTGCTACCGTTACTATAAGGAAGTAAGAtttgttggtatcctcaaaacatgTCTGCCTCTATTTTCTATGTCTCATAAACGTTCAGATTATGCTGTTACTAGATACTGTAGTCATGTACTGTAGCAACTTGTTCAGTATTGTTAGTAGCATTGGCGTTGTAAACTCTAAAGACTAATCTCAATAAAACTATTTAACTctaacattttcacattttctttgGAGTGCGTGGATTGGTTGAGCCTGCTTCTTTGTTATTTCACACGACAGTCGACCATAGTCTAGCTGTGTGACGATGGTCCAGTAATAATCCGATCTTGACCAGACGATCAATTGACTGACATCATTTCTTCGGATCGGCTCAATGGCGAACATTCCTGGAGTTGCACCTCCATGATGCGAAGCAGGTAGCGGTCGTGTCAAAATCACCAAGctctattctgaaaacaaatatatgtcGCTGAAAATACTAAAAAAGCACTTGAATCAAGAACACAACCTCATAGTATCATATTACACACTCTGGCGACTTTTACACTCTTTCGGGTGTCGTTTTAAGAAAATTTCAAGGGAGAATACGTCAGTACTCTGTGAACGCCCTGATATCGTTCGCTAGAGAAATAATTTTCTCAAGGTAATAAAGAAGAAGCGCGATGAAGGGTTCGAGCCAATGTACTTGGACAAGACCTGGGTCAATGCCTCGTACACTGCCAGCAGTCAGTGGATAACCCGATGGGGTGATGAGAGGTCACGTAGAAAGCTGCCCCTAGGGAAAGGAGAGAGACTAATCATTCTCCATGATGGTTGCTCCAGCTAAGTCTTTCTCCCAGGCTGCGACTTGCTATAGCAAAGTCCACAGATAACAGATACTACCATTCCGAGATGAATGGTGTGGTTTTCCTCGGTTGGGTTAAAAACAAGTTGGTTAGGGGTGGGGTGGCGTTAGGGGAGGGAATACTGGGAGTGCGAGTATGCGGAATGATCTttgtattagtattagtatctTGTATTAGTTGCTGAGACTTAGGGATATAACGGTTTATTTAGATTCTTAACATTATGAAGTTGTATTGGATGTAATTTGTGACCATGGGCAGTCGTCAAAACTCTTGAAATTGTCCAATCAGTAATGGCGCCAAATGTGGTGTCAAGTGTGTCGGACTTGAAGGAACGCAAACGACAAAGACTTGCGGACACGTCTGTATCAGACAACACCATATCAAAAACAAAAGGACAGCTGTGGTTCATTCTTATAATAATTCACCAGATGCAGATGCGCACTGACATTGTTAATGAAGAAGACAATAATCATACAGCCGTAAGTAATCCCTGACATATAAACGTGTGTAGTATGCAAGATGTAATGTCACTATTTAAAAACTTCTCGTCAGATATGCGTGTGTTGTTCACTTATGTAAATCAGAATATCGTCAACCTTGAATCGAGTCTCGaagtaaaactgaaacaaaaccatGGAAGAAGTAATCGACCAGCGGTTACAACGTAACGAACTGAGTAAAGTGCGGACTGAATTTCATTCTGAAATAAATTAAGAAACTGAAGGATCAGATCGTTGATGTTGAGACATCATACAGCAGCCCGTCAGAAGATTCTAAAGAAAATCTGGACAGTTCAGTCACCAAGGGTAAGGTCTTTCCTGTTGAATTTGGTGTAAAGCAGTTTTGTGTCTTATCCCATGCGCTGTTCGCGATATAGATTAACCATCTTGCAATGGAGTTGAAAGAGAGCAAATGCTTTATCCAGATTGacaattttaatgtttttattttattaaatgCCCTGATCCCGTGAGCCTCCATCTTTGGACTGCGAAGTGCCGAGTCAGCACAAGCGCAAGCAAGACAAGCATTGTACATTTCAGGATAAAGAACGTGCCTCGACATAACGGGACTCTCCACTGTGTCCGTGCGACACACTTCACGCATTCTCAGAATTGGTGCACAATTGATACAATGTCGGACATATAAGaataatgaaaaatgaaagcagTATCGGCATTCATCACGCGGGATGTCTTATTCCATCCATGTATAACATAACGGGACGCGTAAACAGAGGTTCGAGCAATGTTATTGCATAAAATATGTGATGGGATGACATAATTTAATCAAAATGACATCTGTTTACTCACTAATGTAAATTCAATGAACGCACATGAACAATACCTTCAGAGATTCGATGCTCAGTACGTGATTTCTCAGTAGGCTGATTACACGGTTTCGTGTTTAACCCTGAATGTTGATTACACGACATTAATTTGAACTCAGAAATCACGAGTGTATACATAATAGTTATTACTAAGTTTATTAATTATaagattaataaacaacataggATTGGATAAGAAAGATAATCTCCAACCTACGAGATGAGATGAGTAATCTGTATCTACCAAAATGGATATCTAAATATACTTCATAAACTTAGGTAAGGACGATGTTATTTCCGGTCTCCTGGCGTCACTTCCGGGCCCATGGCGTCACTTTCGGTTAATATTCTCACTGCATGGCCTGCTACGTCACATCCGGTTGATGACACCCACTGGTATTATGACGTCACTTCTGGTCACAGTAACTGATCTATAGGATCTAGACGCATTGGAAGGAAGGGCTGATGCTCTTGATGCTGTAGCGAATGCTACAAATGAGAAGTTTTAAGATGTCTTCCATAGGCTCAAAAGGATATATCTGCAAAACTTGTAAAACTACACACAAGTCCTAATTTGGAAAAAACAGTTGGTGACGTAATGTCTTTGATCTGGAATGATCTAATAAGTCAAGCATGTAAGGAGCGAACCGATCCTAGCTGATCTATAACCCTTTATGATATTATGCTTTAACCTCCTAACAGTTCTTAAATATAGGAGAAAATCCGTTATGGAGACCAGAGAATTAAGGAAGTGTCGCTCTGATCTCCACCTTATAAAAACATTCCACATAAAGAACTGCTGTTGACGGTCTAATGGACTCAGAGATGGCCATAGTTGTCTGTTCATTAAATCCCTGTTGCTCGAGGGAACTGCAGATAGCTTCCAAACGTGAAACGACCGGTTTCTTAGATACCCATGAAGTCTGGTCGACTTTGGCTGAGTGAGAAGATGCAGTGGTTTATCTGTCTATAGCTGAAGGAGATTTGTGAACCACGTCCTGGGACTACCAGGTAAATTACTCAATTTTTGCTGGGACATCGGGGATTAGTTTGAACGGAGGACACGCCTAAGTAAGGAGATTCTCCCAAGATATTGACAGATAAATTACTCAATTTTTGCTGGGACATCGGGGATTAGTTTGAACGGAGGACACGCCTAAGTAAGGAGATTCTCCCAAGATATTGACAGATAAATTACTCAATTTTTGCTGGGACATCGGGGATTAGTTTGAACGGAGGACACGCCTAAGTAAGTAGATTCTCCCAAGATATTGACAGATAAATTACTCAATTTTTGCTGGGACATCGTGGATTAGTTTGAACGGAGGACACGCCTAAGTAAGGAGATTCTCCCAAGATATTGACAGATAAATTACTCAATTTTTGCTGGAACATCGTGGATTAGTTTGAACGGAGGACACGCCTAAGTAATGAGATTCTCCCAAGATATCCCAAGATATTGACAGAGCATCCACTGTCCATGATGCTTGAAATGAAACCAGACTCACAAAGGTTGGAAGTCTGTTGTTCCATGAAGTGGCACCCAGATCTATTGACGGTATCTCCGTCATGTCCGAAACGAGCTTGAATGCTTCCATTCTGTCGACACAATATTGTCTTGTCTGGATAGCAAGTCCGCCATCTGGCAAACCTCTGAGTCTATGTGCCCTCTCCATAGCCATC
The window above is part of the Haliotis asinina isolate JCU_RB_2024 chromosome 1, JCU_Hal_asi_v2, whole genome shotgun sequence genome. Proteins encoded here:
- the LOC137264474 gene encoding ras-related protein Rap-1A-like, whose product is MASLLSALQRLTCRHTSTRAVLNYRVTVFGKAGVGKTAIISQFRQVKEDESANNIERSVFKTHNAILTLDIVDASGIHGLFPMLRLSICKSDAFMLVYSVGDQDSFERMQRLRHEIIELKMDKDVPIVFVANKQDLPDDEKVVPCNRAEYLIRRKWRHGYVEASSFNYDQVCEAFKQVVRQLTRNVSLTPVLKRRSPSVPERPAGSQWRTFTSLFRGFFRRDM